The segment CAATTATGACTTATAAAGATGCTCTGTCCTTTCAAAGATTATACAAATAACTGAAAGATAATGTAATCTAACAAAATGATATTAGTGTTAGTTTGGAAaccaagaaaaatataaaaacaatcttttgAGCAAAGAAACAGCTTCAGTTAATAGTTACTGCACATTATCTCTTTATTTATTGGATAGCATATactgttttcaaaaatatatatataaactagtGTCAGACATCCTTGTATTTGTATGTTTTAGTATCAAatgtacaatattttgataccgttccagaaaaaagaattttgataTTCTTCTGTATGGAATTTACTATACAAGAATCAAAGTATTCAGTGCTTTAACTTTCAGTGTAAGCAATACATATGAAAACTAAGTTTTCATTTAGAATTGTGAATCACTGGCATGCATGGCATGCAGAGTTAATCAGTGTCTCCAATAGAGCAAAAACCATTTATCcatgaaattgtgaaaaaaagtttttagaaATTCTCTCATTATTACTCGACTTTTTACTGcagttttgaaatttattttcacattcaGTATACAAGTAATAGACATGTTAAAGAGCCCTGACTTCATTGGAGATTAAAACCTGATtaaggaaataaacagcaaCATGACAAAACTTGATTTCCTTATTCATCTACACAAATAAAAGCGAACTAGAGGGGAACAAATATGTTGTCAAAATAAGCTAATTCAAAACTAGGCCAGTCAAGCTTTTAAAATGAGTTTGTATAATGCATAATATTAACATCAGATGGGGTGTTAAATGCCAATACTATGTATCTATGATATCCCCCAAAGATGTAGATTCACCATGTACAACTGCATTTCTAGCTTTTCATCAAACCATATTTTATACATCAATTATTCAGTTTGTACTGTTTTGAAAATCCGAGATTTTAgttgcattgatttttttttcttggctATTATATATAGGAATGCATAAACAGcccaatacatgtaattgttttaatttgcaTGGGCATTTCTTAAAATGACTTTGactcaaatttgataaatttgacaTGTTCACTACTTTTCCTTGATTTTCCATATGGAAAACTCTTGAGTTCAGTTACTttgaaaagttttataaaacagGGAAAAAACTAATGCTCCATTCTATCTGCCTTTTTTACCTTGTAAAAATGTGCACATTAGCAAGGTGCAAGTAAGCATTTGTCATTGTCCTGCAGCATTATCCTGTTGCATTTTGCATGCAGGATACTCTGAAACTAGCTGGATTTGACAGTTGATAATAAACTTTTTCCCccttgttttgaagcaaatcATTTGGCAATGTTTTGGTCCTTGATGGCATTATACAGTGTACAGAGAGGGATGAACATGCCTACCAGGAAATGATTGCACACCTCCCCTTATCTTGTCATGAGAATCCAAAACAGGTAATCAAATCATTTTCATCATGAAAGAAATCCTCCAGAAAAATTATAGGTTATCTCTACCTTACAAATACCTTACAAATTCAGATCACATACCCAGTAATTTTCTTTTGGATAAGACCGTCTTGCACTGATAATTTCTATGCCCAGAGATCAAAGATCAGATTCGGAGTAATTTTGATTCTATTCTGAGTGAATATTTATCCTTATATTCAAACTTTATCctgttaatttatatttttatactttacTACCTCTGAcccaatttatatgtataatttaatgttatttttgtcctCATGTACCATATGTTTGAAACGGTTTTGAGTGAATAAATGAACTGAACTGAATAAATTCATGAAACTTTATGAACTTTtcaaaaaatctctctctctctctctctctctctctctctctctctctctctctctctctctctgtttgaTGTGGATTGGTGTTTGTTACAGGTGCTTGTGGTAGGTGGTGGAGATGGTGGGGTGGTTAGAGAAGTTCTCAAGAACAGTTGTGTCCAACGAGTGGTTCTCTGTGAAATAGATGAGGTAAGACAATTTCTGGTATCACACACTTGAAATACATAAGTGTATTGCCACCAAAACTCAGAAAATACTTGTTCAAGTCAGTACTTAAAATTTCCAGCTATCATTTGAGCTGGGAAGATGTGCATCTGAACTAAGAAATTAAAGGTTATGGACTTTTTCAAAAGAAGATTTATAGTAGgcaaattttatcaaatcattGAAATGTAGCACATTTCCATGCTTGTGGAAAATATATGGAAAACAAATGAATATCATTTTGCAATACACTGTATGATGGTCTGAATTTGATAGTGAAACTAGATGTTACATCACTGACTGAAAAAATATTTGGCTATTTTGAAGACGTATAAATTGTCCAAATCTTCATGGTTTTAATGCGAACATTTTGCCTTTTCATACCCTcaatctatattttttatattttatgcacCACATTTTTTATGAGTTCTCTATTAATTTGAATGAAGTTCTGTGCAAGTAAATAAGATTTTACTTAAACTAGATAAACCCATCAAAGTAAAGACACTTGCCAATGGTGACTAATCAAATCAgcaattgtattttttgtatttgtttgtaCAAGTCTTTGTTGCAAGATAGAACTGTTAAATTGTAATTAAAGGTCCCTTGTatgaatgttttcaaaaaaacaattgatttaaaatgcaGAGTGTCTATTGCTTTCAAGAGTTAGTGTTGCTTACAGTGACAGAAAAGGTTCAGCTATCATGCTGACACACTTTTTACCAGCTGTGTGATAGAAAGGAATTCAGTTCTTTAATTGCTATCCACAATTATTGTCTGCCAGAAATcttgaatgaaaaattgattattttcctAACATTGAATATTGGTGTTGACTTTAGGTTCAAAAACTGCTTTGTTAGAAATTCCGGTATAGATAATTGAATACATGAAATACAGAGTACCAGGCACCTGTTAGAAATACTTTAGAAAGGTACCCCAGAACATTTCACCATGTCTTAAGACACTAGGGTCACAAACATCCGCTCACCATGTCTGAAAATGATCGGTACAACTATTATGTGacatgtattgtatttattCAGACATCTTATTGGATGTGTTTGTCATTTGACAGCGTGTTATTGAAGTATGCAAGGAGCATCTCCCCAGCATGGCTTCCTGTCTCAGCGACCCAAAGGTGACGGTTTTTGTTGGAGACGGCATTAAGTACATGAAGGAGCACAAAGGGGAGTTTGATGTGATAATAACTGATGCTCCAGACCCCATAGGTCAGTATCCCACTCTACCCTGTCTCaaataaagaagttgcatggaCAAAATTCAAGGTCCAACTGCAATAAAATGGTCCTTTACTATTGTTTTtgacccacccaccccccccccccccacacccaACCCAacacttcaaaaaaaaaagagagggGGGGATAGCAAGCAATACATTTTTGCAGCTAACTACTGATTGCAGTagtgaatatacatgtagttagtgTATTAATTTTATCTGAAAGCATATTATTGGTTTCAGGAAGATATTTGCAGTAGTCTGTTGTGCTGCTGGctcttttatgtaaatatttccggTATATAGCATTTTGTGCTTCAAGAAATTTAATCACACTCTCAAATAAGTCTTAATATTatcttgaaaaaagaaaatcttaATGCCTACCCCACTATGGAGTTTCTCTTTGATGTAATTCTATATCTACTGGTAATGGTTTATGaatattattaatttcttaatttcttttatcTTAACCTCAATGAtttcatgttttattataattacatcatatttattttttatcaggTGCAGCTGCGGGTCTGTATGAGGAGTCATACTATGCCAGCATGAAGGCAGCACTACGCCCCAGTGGAATTATATGTTGTCAAGGTCAGCCATTTATGTCATGTATGACAGTTAAAAAAACCAGAACTGTTAGCCAAACCCAGTACCAGACCCATAGTGTGAAAACACCAGT is part of the Magallana gigas chromosome 3, xbMagGiga1.1, whole genome shotgun sequence genome and harbors:
- the LOC105346998 gene encoding spermidine synthase, with amino-acid sequence MSCIEDGWFREINEMWSGYCVSLQIEEILHQEKSKFQEILVFKSKSFGNVLVLDGIIQCTERDEHAYQEMIAHLPLSCHENPKQVLVVGGGDGGVVREVLKNSCVQRVVLCEIDERVIEVCKEHLPSMASCLSDPKVTVFVGDGIKYMKEHKGEFDVIITDAPDPIGAAAGLYEESYYASMKAALRPSGIICCQGENLYLDLPLVQKLMRICRQNFSAVGYAYTLIPTYTGGHIGFVLTSTNPDVKFNEPRRIYKESEIKKMKMKYYNSDIHKASFVIPQFAKEALEQVSNGVSDT